Within the Syntrophorhabdus sp. genome, the region CCGGTCTTGTCGGGAATATCTATGATGGTATCCAGCGGCCGCTGCCCGGAATTGAGGCAAAGAGCGGAGCGTGGATCCGCCGCGGCGAAAAGGTCGATGCCCTCGACAACACCAGGCGATGGACCTTTGAGCCCCTGGCCGCGAAGGGCGATACCGTCGAGCCCGGACAGGTGATAGGGCAGGTCGTGGAAACCCCTCTCGTCACGCACAAGATCATGGTTCCCCCCGACGTCTCCGGTGCGGTCCTGTCCATCGTCGGGAAGGGGGACTATACGCTCCTTGATCCCGTCGCGGTCATCGGGACACCGGAGGGAGAGAAGGAGGTAACGATGCTCCAGCGCTGGCCCGTGCGCCAGCCGCGCCCCATCCGGGAGCGTCTGAGGATAGCCGATCCCCTGATCACGGGCCAGAGGATCATCGACACCTTCTTTCCTCTCGGCAAGGGCGGAGCGGCGGCCATACCGGGCGGTTTCGGAACGGGCAAGACGATCACGCAGCATCAGCTTGCCAAGTGGTCCGACGCCGAGATCATCGTCTTCATCGGCTGCGGGGAACGCGGCAATGAGATGACCGAGGTTCTCCGGGAATTCCCGGAACTGGAAGACCCGCGGTCCGGCCGGCCGCTCATGGAGCGGACCATCCTTATCGCCAACACGTCGAACATGCCCGTCGCGGCCCGGGAGGTCTCCATCTATACCGGGATCACCCTTGCCGAGTACTACCGTGACATGGGTCTCTCGGTGGCGGTATTCGCGGACTCGACGAGCCGCTGGGCGGAGGCTTTGAGGGAACTCGCCGCGCGTCTCGAGGAGATGCCCGCCGAAGAGGGCTTTCCGGCGTCCCTTCCCACGCGTCTTGCACAGTTCTACGAGCGTGGCGGAGCCGTGACGACCCTCGCGGGCGAGCGTGCCTCGGTGAGCATCGTCGGGGCCGTCAGCCCTCCCGGCGGCGATTTCTCGGAACCTGTGACGCAGCACACGCGCCGTTTCATTCGTTGTTTCTGGGCGCTTGATACGGAGCTTGCGAACGCCCGCCATTACCCATCCATCCACTGGCTGCGTTCCTACTCTGAATACGCCGAGGACGTCAAGGTCTGGTGGGAGGCAAGCTGCCCTGACTGGGAGGAGCTCCGGACCGAGGCGCTGACGCTCCTGCAGCGTGAGGAGCGCCTCCAGCAGATCGTGAAGCTCGTCGGGCCCGACGTGCTGCCCGACAGCCAGCGGCTCATCCTCTTCATAGCCGAGATCTTCAAGGACGGCTTCCTCGCCCAGAGCGCCTTCGACGAGAACGATATGTACTGCTCGCCGGAGAAACAGGTCGCCCTCCTGAGGCTCATCCTCACGCTCTATCACAGGGGGCGCGACCTGGTCCAGGAAGGCGTCCCGCTGGCGAAGGTCACCGGCATGGATTGCGTCTCCGA harbors:
- a CDS encoding V-type ATP synthase subunit A; this encodes MNATHPEGPYATRISGPIITATGMSGAQMYEVVQVGELGLVGEVVRIVGDLATIQVYEDTTMLKPGAKVLCTGAPLSVSLGPGLVGNIYDGIQRPLPGIEAKSGAWIRRGEKVDALDNTRRWTFEPLAAKGDTVEPGQVIGQVVETPLVTHKIMVPPDVSGAVLSIVGKGDYTLLDPVAVIGTPEGEKEVTMLQRWPVRQPRPIRERLRIADPLITGQRIIDTFFPLGKGGAAAIPGGFGTGKTITQHQLAKWSDAEIIVFIGCGERGNEMTEVLREFPELEDPRSGRPLMERTILIANTSNMPVAAREVSIYTGITLAEYYRDMGLSVAVFADSTSRWAEALRELAARLEEMPAEEGFPASLPTRLAQFYERGGAVTTLAGERASVSIVGAVSPPGGDFSEPVTQHTRRFIRCFWALDTELANARHYPSIHWLRSYSEYAEDVKVWWEASCPDWEELRTEALTLLQREERLQQIVKLVGPDVLPDSQRLILFIAEIFKDGFLAQSAFDENDMYCSPEKQVALLRLILTLYHRGRDLVQEGVPLAKVTGMDCVSEVLRAKAALSNKELHRMEDLARRLGEEADELERQYMKGAVCHE